The nucleotide window ACGGACGGGGGATGAAGGTTGGTTAGAAGCGTTGAGTTTTGAGGGGAAGGTAAGGAAATTACCAAAATGGGATCCACTTAAGCAAAATGCCATGTTACAAGTTGCAAAATATTACAACACAGAGAAGCTTTGACAATGAAGTCTCATGTTGTCTACTTCTTTGTTGGAGTgaccacaaaattaaaataaaaacatgcccAAATGAAGAGCTAAAGTGCTACCCGTAAGTTATAACTAAACCATcatgtgtctttttttttttttggatgtccaccttcaagattatttttaaaattaatgtcAAAATTTCAGAGAATTAAACTTTAGGGGATACTTTAATCAAAACCGTAAATTAATTCTCAAATCATAGGAAAAAATAGGTTAAAAGACACCGAATGAGAATGCTATTAAAATATAGGCACGCAGTATTCCCATCTTATCATCTGACGTcgtatcaattaaaattaatatagtatattatggTAGGATAACAGTTACCGTATCATTTATATATcaagaatatataataaagtcgTAATATACAGAAGTCTCACACTCTgcacactatttaaaaatatgtgattttatttttttattctcatatttcatatttcataaaatatgatgataaaagaataaaatcatatgtttttaaataatatgcaaaaatgtgaagcttatatctaaaatttttctatcTAATAATGTTTCAGCACGATGAATGAATGGCCCTCATGTAGTAGGACAGGCCAAAATGATTGAggtggaaggaaaatgaaattgaagCCTGCGAAGATGGGGCCGGGGCTATGAACAAAAAAGGACTCCATTGTTGGCTAATGGACGAGGAAGGTGTGTGTATGAATGGTAAGGGTGCCGCTGCTTCAAGGGCTGGCTGCTGGTTGTTGTGTCCACCCTAGCTAGCGCATGCATGCTTACATGCCCACACTACATATTACATACCCTCCCAAAATACCCTAACCAACCCTTAGCTGTCCACTCTCATGCTTACTCTTCCCTTTCCACTTGATATTGGTTCCATCCTATGTAATCATTTATGggtaatgatatttttataacttcttTATTACTGTTTTACTacttagttattttttttttcttttgtaatttgaatttgaattaaaatttttagaacataattttcttatataatcgaaaagaaaataaattcaatcaatcatatattatcatatctcatttcatataattattataatttttttaaactctcaaataaaatataataaataatttaatttttttaaattttaaaataaaaatatattaaaaaattatattataataacattttatttaatttttaatttcgaTACATTATTGAATAAATGAGAGGCCCCATGTTGAAAATAACCCctttaaaaaagtgagaaagTCCGTCAGAGCCCGTGGTGCACATGAGGTGCCCCACATTGGAGCAGTCCTACACCTTCCGAACGTGCAGCACATGAGGGGCACCACATTACAGCAGTCCCACACCTTGGAAGGTTTACCACGAGACGAgtacagtaattttttttatttttatttttatatctttaaatatttttttaaaaaaaatcacaacatcattaaactatatttttttaatctctaaataaaaactaaaaaataaaatttgtagaAATCAAATCGAGACCCAACTGTTACTAAGAGTATAATTTTTGTTCACATTATTGATTCAAAACGCCatattgaaacttgaaagtcctactaaagcttttcttttcttccggAATATCAGCACCATACATTATAGAATATCAATCTCTTCGAcagagtaatattaaatataattataaataaattatataaatattatgtacatattttaaaaaaaagaatacatgatttattatttaaaaattaatttttttcatataaattttatatttattttttttttaaatacctatATGGATATCcctgattttatatttatttactttatatttatttacgttcgttaactgtaaatatcaatttaaaagaatatataccTATAGGGATATCCCTGATGCCTCTCTCTGTTGATGAAAATCTAAGTACGACTCATTGCATTTAATACCAAGATATATCATCTTttcaccttctttttttttttctttttttttttaatgcctgATTAAACCTgtcttttttcttgcttttcgAGAAACttgccaattttatttttgggtaatTCTATACATCAACCTACACACTTCACAcaccatgcattcaaaaattttttttttttttaaacctcaatacactaagtgtgtgaagtgtgtgatgaatagtaggctgatgcaaatatttttcctttattttttactctGTCGCTCTCTTTCTTAATCAGAATATCTCTCGCGTTCGAATAATCAAGTGAAAGAGAGATAAATAGGTTTTATAATTGTTGGAACCCTAGGTGTGGAAGGGAAGATACGGAGTAGAGGAACAGATTTGAAACGGAAGTCTTGCAAACTGATGAACCATCTGGAACTCGAAACGGCATTGTTGCACAAACTGCTCAATGCACCGTTTGGGCTGTTTAGGGGAAACACACCGTTTAAATAAAGAAAGTAGTTAGAGTTGGTTTGGTGTATTGTTTGTAATACGCAGCGTTTTAGTGTTTATAAACTAAAACGATGCATTTTCATTACTGTCTTTTATTTAGAGTGAACAATGATCATTTTATCTAGTTTTCTATAGTTTGTTACGGGAATGGGTATTTTATAGAAGGGATGCATTGGAGGTTTGGGTCtttgagcattttttttaacagtcgGTTTGTAATGGAGGAAGTAATTGCCTCAAACTAATTCCAATGTGAGTAATCTATGCATTCTAGTattcccttcatcttcttccctgTATTCTTCTCTGGTTCATCCATATTGATGTAGCAAATATCAAGTATTACATTCCGCATCTATCCAAGTGGTATGCGAAGTTGAGTGTCAATGACGATAAGAGAATTGCTGTCAAAGTTGCAAATGGTGCAAAGTTTAGGCCATTGCAGCAAGGTTAAAATGGAAATCCAAGGTATTCAATTCAACTcctcttattatattttgcctCTTGGTGGTTGTGATGTGGTCCTTTGAGTGGATTGGTTGGAAACCCTTGCATCAATTGTGTAGAGTTTTGTTGAATTGAGTAAGAAGTTTGAGCACTCGGGTAAAATGGTGGAGCTGTTGGGGCTGAAGTTAGATGGCCTTACAATTCAAAAAGGGGGAAAGGCCATGCTTGCTTTAGTGCATAAAGGGAAGAGATTATTTTTACAGCTGTTACTTAAGGGAAATATTGAGAAAACCGTGGTTTGGGGCGAGGAGTTCGAACAATTAATTACTAAGTTTTCTCAAGTATTTGAAGTACCAAGAGGGTTGCCACCCTTAAGGCCCCAAGACCATAGAATTTCCCTTAAAGATGGAACTCAACCAATGACGACTAAACCTTACCGTTATCCCCATTACCAAAAATCTGAGATAAAGAAGATTGTGGTTGAGTTGTTAGATTCGGGGGTGATAAGGCCTAGCACAAGTCATTTCTCTTCCCCCATGCTCTTGGTTCGTAAGGCGGATGTGAGTTGGCGCATGTGCGTCGACTATAAAGGTCTTAACCAAGAGACCATAAAAGACAAGTTTCCCATACCCGTTATCGACGAGCTGCTAGATGAATTATACAGGTCGATTGTGTTCTCAAAGCTAGACTTGAGGTCCAGATACCACCAAATCAGGGTGGTACCAGAGGATGTGGCAAAAACACATTTTAGGACTTATGAGGGGCACTACAAATTCCTCGTGATGTACTTTGGGTTGACTAACACCCCATAAACCTTTCAAGGGTTGATGAATGATCTTTTTCGACCCTATTTGAGGTGGTTTGTACTAGTATTTTTTGACAATATTCTAGTATACAACAAGTGTTGGGCAGATCATATGGAGCATTTGGGGGTAGTATTGGAAGTGCCAAAGAAAAATCAGCTATATGCGAAACTATCAAAGTGCCAATTTGGAGTGATCGAAGTGGATTATTTGGGGCACGTGATCAATGAGAAAGGGGTTATGGCTGATTCCCGTAAAGTGGCTGCCATGTTAGATTGGCCTACACCAGCAAATGTTAAATCCTTACAGGGTTTTTTAGATTTGACGAGGTACTACCACAAGTTCATCAAGCAATATGGAACGATTGCTACCCCGTTAacagatttattaaaaaaacatgctTTTGTGTGGAATGATGAGGCAATGAAGGCTTTTAATGAGCTGAAATTGGCTGTGACTTAGCCCCTTGTTCTTAGACTCCTGGGGTTTTCAAAACACTTCacaattgagtgtgatgcaagAGGGAGGGGAATGGGGGCAGTTCTATTGCAAGCTAGGCAGCCCCTTGCTTATATGAGCAAGGCATTGAAGGGTAAGGAACTCCTCATTTCCACTTATGAGAAGAAGCTCCTAACATTGGTGATGGCCGTAAGAAAGTGGAGGTCTTATCTCCTAGGGCAATCATTCATAGTAAAAAGGGACCAACATGCCCTAAAGTTTCTGTTGGAACAGCGGATGGGGACTATAGCTCAACAAAAATGGGAAAGTAATTTAATGCAGTATGACTTTGCAATTGTGTACAAGCAAGGGAAGGAAAATGTTGTGGCGGTTGTCGAGAAAAGGAGAAGGGGATGAGTTGAACATGGGATCTTTGGCCATGATATCATTTTCAACACCCCAATGGGTAGAAGAACTTAAGGCAAGTTATGAAGGGTCAAGTGAGCTAAGGGAGGCCCTAAAAAATCTCAGGGAATGCACGGTTCCAGTTAAGAGTTTAAATTACACCAGGggttgatattaaaaaaatggagaattgTTCTTGCAGCAGATTCTGCCTTCAAGAATAAAGTGTTGCAGTATATTCATAATCATCCTCTATGGGGCATTCAGGATATTTGAAAACCTACCAACATGCTAAAAGGGATTTTTATTGGGATTGGATGAAAAATGACATTAAAAGATGGGTATGTGAATGTGAAATCTACCAAACAGTGTGGTACGAGACAACACCAACTACGGGGTTTAGTTAAGTGTTGTTTGTAATACGCAACGTTTTAGTGTTTATAAACTAAAACGATGCATTTTCATTACTGTCTTTTATTTAGAGTGAACATTGGTCATTTTATATAGTTTTCTACAGCTTGTTACGGGAAGGGATATTTGACAGAAGGAACACACTGGAGGTTGGGgtctttgaaaattttttgaacAGTCAATTTGTAATGGAGGAAGGAATTGCCTCGAACCAATTCCAATGTGACTAATCTATGCATTCTAGTattcccttcatcttcttctctgtGTTCTTTCTCTGGTGCATCCATATTACCGTAGCAAATATCAAGTATTACATTAAGGTTcctaacaataatattattaaaaatttaatgttGTTTAAAGAATCTGTAGAActttatctctctctatctctctctcacgtcAAACTCGAtatcttttttctgtttttatgtaGTTTGCTTAAACCCAACCTTTTGGCAAGATTTGGGTAGTGGAGATTGAAGAAGCATATGTACAGACAAAACTATATATTCACCCGAATCTGAATGAGTATCCAAAGAAATCCGAATCTACAGCCGTGTAgaatttggaaaatattaaaaaatataaattaaaattgaaaacaaaataattataaataaaagccACCCACCCCATGGACGGCCCCCCGACCTATAGTGGCCACCCGTTTGGAAGACCCAAATCgggcaattaaaaaaaaaattattgttgacgtggattctataattataaaaaatatatatataagtgatttaatgttttatatataaattataatgaatttcatttaataattatatttaaatacttttacaCCGCACTTCATCCatgtagaataatttaatttgaaagataaatttgaaattttgattcttacaaataaaattataccaTGTAGATGGTGTGTGATGTAAACATCTTCAAGTAACTCTTGTAAAAAACGATGACAAACAAAGTAAAGCATACACAAGCAAATCAATCATATGACACAAAATTAATGTGGTTTGACAACGTGTCTACGTTTCCAAAACTGcagaagattttattatattgaggAATTACAAAATACACTTTGAAGTGAAATTTCACTGTTTAGAACACTCAGAACCTACTAAATTGttcattaagtacatatttatagtgTCACACAGTAGAATCcctaattttcacttttttatgttatttgctCAAGCGGAGTTCGAGCGCGCCTCGAACGAACTCTCCATCTGAGCTTCGCTTGAGCGAACTTTCTGTCCGAGCTTTGCTAGAGCAAACTCTCTGCATAAGCTTCGCTCAACTACCTATCGCGTGAACGTCGTGTGAACATCGACCGAATCTTTTGTCTGACACTTTTTCTAATCACAAATAATACCAAAAATTTTCCTCGGAGGCAACCACGAAGCTTGGACATGTTCGCTTTGGTTTGAGCCTCTCAACCCAAGCCTTTTTGAAAATCTTTCTAAAAAATCATAACGCGTTCTTATCGGATCAGATCATCAGACCGACACCAATAAAATTAGGCTCCATAAACTCAACAATAGCTGTACTCGAATCTCATAAGTAATATGTTGACACACTGAACATGTAAATTtacaaaagtgaaaaaattagTCATCGGCGTCAGCTTAAAAAGAGAGTTTTTTaaagttcttttgttttttgttttttgtttttttgtcttCTAAATATCAAAGACACCATTTTTTAAGGCAAGCTTTGATGGACgttgtttcaactttcaacatatatatggaaattgGTTTgcaaattaacaaaagaaaatttacttAGCATGTtctttaatattctatttattgAGGCCCctgaatttaatatattttatacataaaataataaaatcagacATTTTAGGTGgttattaagaatattattactGATCTGAAGCAGGTGCTGTTCAGaatcttgaaaaataataattaatcaagtCACACATTCAGTGAAGCTTGAGATTTCCCAAATCCCAAATAAGATATTAATTGAGGGAGAGCCTCCTGCAATAGGCTAACAAGGATTCCTGCAATAGCCTAACAAGGATttaaatatgagtaatgttatatatagtaataaagtatgtaaatattatatagatatttaaaaaaaaaatagaatctattattaaaaaattaattttttaatataaattttatatttatttaaatttttcaaaatgactttacgatatttatacactcaTAACTATAAGtaacatttctttttaaatattaataggTTCGAAACCCACCAAGTAGTACgataataaattaatctaaagtttttaattaattaattaatttaatggcaGAGAAATCTGTCTGGTGAGTCGGTGACcacaatcatatttatttttcttgtttttgtttcattcatattattatataaatactgTAGAAAgtgacaaataaaaataataataatgacatcAATCAtactaagtttatttttttttttgaaaagaaagctTAAGAGCTTGTTCCATTAAATCAGATCTGAAATACATGGAGGAATATCCTCCATAGTAACAATTACATCAGAAATGACTAAAGCATCTTTTGCCAAAACATGAGCCATCACATTTCCACTTCTTTTGATATGAGTAACATTCCAAGATTCGAAATTACTAAGTATCATCTTAGCTTCAGAGATGTACATGCCAAAGCTGGACAGTTGATCTTCCTCTTGCTTCAAAGCTTGGACTGTTTGAAGAGAATCTCCTTCGAAGATAGTCTTTGTTAAACCGAGATCCAGTGCAAACTTTACTGCTAAGAGAGCCCCAAAAGCTTCAGCCAGAGCAGGGAGGGGAAGGAggctttgttttcttctcatagTTGCTATTATTCTTCCTTCACAATCTCTAACTACCATGCCAATACCAACTTTAGCTCGGATTTTGTCcacagctgcatcccaattaagcttgtaaaagagaaaaggaggTGGTTGCCAAATAACTGAATTGCTGATAATAGAAGTTGATGACTCATTTTTCTGCATTTCCAAGTCCTTCATCATTCTTATGTTTTCATTTGCAACCATGGTAACTTGATTCGGGTGTCTAAatctttgattaaaaataaaatcatttctccTCCACCAAATCTGCTTAGCAACCATAACAAATTCATGTATGCACTCAAAAGTCATTCCTTCTGCCATAGTTTcgaaaatctccaaaaaatccATATGAGAGAAATGCTTTTTCTGAAGGCTCTTAGTACATTGGCTCCAAACATCTCTTGCTGACTCACAATCCCATAATGCATGTGCAACTGTCTCTTCCTCTAGCTCGCAAATTGGACACTTTGGATTTGCTACAATCTTCCTTTTAAAAAGATTAGATTGAGTTGGAAGAGCATTATGACAAGTTCTCCATAGAAAAACTTTCTCTCCTGGTGTAACTTGTAGTTGCCAAAGAGTTTTCCAGACCTCCTTTAAATTATGACTGCTCGATGGTTGCCCTTTAGTATCTTGGATCAACTCCTGGTGCAGATGGTATGCACTTTTTACTGTGAAGAAACCTGTAGAGGTTCCTTTCCAAATCAGTTGGTCAGGACTAATGGAAGTGCTTAATGGAATTTGAGCAATGATATCTGCCTCTTCTTTGCAAAAAAGGTGCTCCACTAACTCCATATTCCATTCCTTTTCCCCTGGCTTCAACAGCTCTTGAACTTTAGCATTGCCATCGAGATGGGATATAGGGCTTTTAACTACAGATGGAATGGTCTTTGGTAACCATTTGTCTCCCCAAATTCTGACCTTATCACCAGAGCCAATTCTCCAATAAGAGCCTGCCTCAATCAGGTTTCTTGCTTTCAGCAAACTCCTCCATATATATGATGGTTTCTGACCCAACTTTGCATTCATAAAGGAAGTCTCTTGGAAGTACTTGGCTTTTAGAACCTGAGAAACTAGAGAGAAAGGAGTATGAATCACTCTCCAGCCTTGTTTTGCTAGTAGTGCAAGGTTAAAGCCTTCCAAGTCTCGAAAACCCAAACCTCCATCAGCCTTAGATCTTCCCATCTTGCTCCAAGCAACCCAATGGATCTTTCTTATTGCCTCATGCTGTCCCCACCAAAAGTTGTGCATAATGCTGTTTAAATTTCGAAGGAGTTTTGCAGGTAGCATAAAAACAGACATGCTATAAGTTGGTAGAGCTTGCACAATAGCCTTGATGAAAATATCCTTTCCTGCTTGAGACAAGAATTTAACCCTTTGGTTGCTTATCCTCATTCTGACTCGATCAAGAATATCTCTGAAAGATTTCTCTCTTGCTTTTCCAACAACAGTTGGCAAACCAAGATAATTCTCATAAGCCATAGAGGACCTCACACCTGCAATGCTGAGGATGAAATCTTGAGTTGCCTTAGCAGTGTTTCTactgaattgaattgaagtTTTTTCAAGATTCAACCTTTGACCTGAGGCTTCCTCATAAATCTTCAGAATATTGTGCATCTTACCCCATTCCATAGCATTTGCTTTGCAAAATAACAAACTGTCATCAGCAAAAAACAGGTGGGAAATTCTTA belongs to Juglans regia cultivar Chandler chromosome 8, Walnut 2.0, whole genome shotgun sequence and includes:
- the LOC108994463 gene encoding uncharacterized mitochondrial protein AtMg00860-like gives rise to the protein MEHLGVVLEVPKKNQLYAKLSKCQFGVIEVDYLGHVINEKGVMADSRKVAAMLDWPTPANVKSLQGFLDLTRYYHKFIKQYGTIATPLTDLLKKHAFVWNDEAMKAFNELKLAVT